From Methanococcus maripaludis, the proteins below share one genomic window:
- a CDS encoding DsrE/DsrF/TusD sulfur relay family protein, translating into MKFTVIIGDAPYGKERAYSALRFALTALLEGIDVNIFLLEDGVYVGKKDQNPAGVPKYSELLENAIEAGAVVKACGPCGKARGISEEELLDGIAFGTMHDLIAFVKEADKTINF; encoded by the coding sequence TTGAAATTTACAGTTATAATAGGAGATGCACCTTACGGAAAAGAAAGAGCTTACTCTGCTTTAAGATTTGCACTAACTGCCCTTTTAGAGGGAATTGACGTTAATATATTTTTACTCGAAGATGGGGTTTATGTTGGTAAAAAAGACCAAAACCCAGCAGGAGTTCCTAAATATTCAGAACTTTTAGAAAACGCAATTGAAGCAGGAGCAGTAGTAAAAGCATGCGGTCCATGCGGAAAAGCAAGAGGAATTTCTGAAGAAGAACTTCTTGACGGAATTGCTTTTGGAACAATGCACGATTTAATAGCTTTCGTAAAAGAAGCAGATAAAACAATTAACTTTTAA
- a CDS encoding RNA-binding domain-containing protein, whose product MVNNITISTIANATEDEEKVLDSIVFFLPEIIEEDDLETETVETEGNFGNPIEIHTVKISGKKAKLVFNYIIDLIKSDERNVNRLKKELDSRIEKNKLYLRFDKQKAYLEECKLFDGDDTVRIVVNFKIFVPSGKEEKVKERVLERLDKRGVF is encoded by the coding sequence ATGGTAAATAACATCACAATATCAACGATTGCAAACGCAACCGAAGACGAAGAAAAAGTTCTCGATTCAATAGTTTTCTTTTTACCTGAAATAATTGAAGAAGACGATTTAGAAACCGAGACTGTAGAAACAGAAGGAAATTTTGGAAATCCTATTGAAATCCACACCGTTAAAATTTCTGGAAAAAAAGCAAAATTGGTATTTAATTATATTATTGATTTGATAAAAAGCGACGAAAGAAATGTAAACCGATTAAAAAAGGAACTTGATAGCAGGATCGAGAAAAATAAACTTTATTTAAGATTCGATAAACAGAAAGCATATCTTGAAGAATGCAAACTTTTTGATGGGGACGATACCGTAAGAATCGTGGTAAATTTCAAAATTTTTGTTCCAAGCGGAAAAGAAGAAAAAGTAAAAGAAAGGGTTTTGGAAAGGCTTGATAAAAGAGGTGTTTTTTAA
- a CDS encoding N-glycosylase/DNA lyase, whose product MRNLEKINELLEIFGHFDVNFAKYMEEKIDTQYFVLENLKNSMKNDEMFIKLVILNSIVSYQLCTTGELWWEEFSKYWSKHDANNENLGESYVNFLENSKGNKRLLNVKIKRIERIIPFLENLNLLDFKNYYLDMEKLLENLSKYLNSKKNSKTVVFAVKMFGYASRIVFNEFFPYPMNIEIPKDSRIEKYTLKFTDENPIKFWNEVSKTAKIPPLHIDSIIWPVLGRNFDFKSCENKLDENFRYLLKLTEL is encoded by the coding sequence ATGAGAAACTTGGAAAAAATAAATGAACTTTTAGAAATATTTGGACATTTTGATGTAAATTTTGCTAAATACATGGAAGAAAAAATTGACACACAATATTTCGTTCTTGAAAATTTAAAAAACTCCATGAAAAACGATGAAATGTTTATAAAACTCGTAATTTTAAATTCGATTGTAAGCTACCAGTTATGTACTACTGGAGAGCTCTGGTGGGAAGAATTTTCAAAATACTGGTCAAAACATGATGCAAATAATGAAAATTTAGGGGAAAGTTACGTTAATTTCCTTGAAAATTCGAAAGGAAATAAGCGACTTTTAAATGTAAAGATAAAAAGAATTGAAAGGATTATTCCGTTTCTTGAAAACCTGAATCTTTTGGATTTTAAGAATTATTATTTAGATATGGAAAAATTGCTTGAAAATCTTTCAAAATACCTAAATTCTAAAAAAAATTCAAAAACAGTTGTTTTTGCAGTTAAAATGTTTGGATATGCTTCAAGAATTGTATTTAACGAATTTTTTCCATATCCAATGAATATTGAAATTCCAAAAGATTCAAGAATTGAAAAGTACACGCTTAAATTTACTGATGAAAACCCGATAAAATTTTGGAATGAAGTTTCTAAAACCGCAAAAATTCCGCCATTACATATAGATTCAATAATATGGCCAGTTCTTGGAAGAAATTTTGATTTTAAGTCTTGCGAGAATAAACTTGATGAAAATTTTAGATATTTACTTAAATTAACAGAACTATAA
- a CDS encoding rubredoxin — MSVWKCTICGYVYDEEKEGKKFSELPDDWACPICGAKKSAFVEQK, encoded by the coding sequence ATGTCAGTTTGGAAATGCACAATATGCGGATATGTATATGATGAAGAAAAAGAAGGAAAAAAATTCTCAGAATTACCTGATGATTGGGCATGCCCAATTTGCGGTGCTAAAAAATCCGCATTCGTTGAACAAAAATAA
- a CDS encoding 2-oxoacid:acceptor oxidoreductase subunit alpha, with amino-acid sequence MNLEKEVSIVLGGAAGQGIQTIEESLTKILKLSGYNVFATKEYMSRVRGGINTTEIVISSEKQRSFLKRIDLLVTFKKGVLNHLKDRISENTIILGEKENIDEEFINNKNIIDIPIQEISKNIGNVLFSNTVGSGIILGIFDCDLELFNKYLEDKFSKKGKEIVDKNIEAAEKGYELGKKILKDLDLSLNIKKNEKINNEIILSGTEAVALGAAKAGCNFVSFYPMTPSTGVSTFLATHSKDLGIIVEQVEDEISAINMAIGAGYAGARSLVTTSGGGFSLMCEAVSLSGMTETPVVIYLAQRPGPSTGLPTRTAQGDLELALYSGHGEFPKIIYAPGKIEEAHKISQIAFNMADKYQVPVFVLSDEYLADTYYNLSDNELETLKKENNVVKTSLDYKRYELNENIVSKRGIPEYGEGIVLACGNEHDEFGDITEDIDLINKMTEKRNKKLDLIKKEAIEPEFIGNETYKNLIVSWGSTFYLIKDALEKLNLKDTAFLHFNQVYPISDSAEKYLKNAEKVINIELNYTGQLGKLLKREFGIEMNDSILKYDGRVFAVEEIIEKIEKVLRE; translated from the coding sequence ATGAATCTTGAAAAAGAAGTTTCGATAGTCCTCGGCGGCGCTGCAGGACAGGGGATACAGACAATTGAAGAATCCCTTACAAAAATATTGAAATTATCAGGATACAATGTATTTGCTACAAAAGAATACATGTCAAGAGTTAGGGGCGGAATAAACACTACTGAAATTGTAATATCCTCGGAAAAACAGCGTTCTTTTTTAAAAAGAATAGATTTGCTGGTAACATTTAAAAAAGGTGTTTTAAACCACCTCAAAGATAGAATTTCTGAAAATACAATTATTTTAGGGGAAAAAGAAAATATTGACGAAGAATTTATAAATAATAAAAATATTATTGATATTCCAATCCAAGAAATAAGTAAAAACATTGGAAACGTTTTGTTTTCAAATACGGTAGGTTCAGGAATAATACTTGGAATTTTTGATTGCGATTTAGAGCTTTTTAATAAATATCTCGAAGATAAATTTTCTAAAAAGGGAAAAGAAATCGTAGATAAAAATATAGAAGCTGCAGAAAAAGGATATGAACTTGGAAAAAAAATATTAAAAGATTTAGATTTAAGCTTAAATATAAAAAAAAATGAAAAAATTAATAATGAAATTATTTTAAGCGGTACAGAAGCTGTTGCACTTGGAGCTGCAAAAGCAGGTTGTAATTTTGTATCATTTTACCCGATGACTCCTTCAACAGGAGTTTCCACATTTCTTGCGACTCATTCAAAAGACCTCGGAATTATTGTAGAACAGGTTGAGGATGAAATTTCTGCAATAAATATGGCTATTGGTGCAGGATATGCGGGAGCTAGAAGCCTTGTTACTACATCGGGGGGCGGATTTTCGTTAATGTGTGAAGCGGTAAGCCTTTCGGGAATGACTGAAACTCCAGTTGTGATATATCTTGCACAAAGACCGGGGCCCTCAACTGGGCTTCCAACAAGAACTGCACAGGGGGATTTAGAACTAGCACTTTATTCTGGGCATGGAGAATTTCCTAAAATTATATATGCGCCGGGAAAAATTGAAGAAGCTCATAAAATAAGTCAGATTGCATTTAACATGGCGGATAAATATCAAGTTCCGGTTTTTGTATTATCTGACGAATATTTGGCGGACACGTATTACAATCTGTCAGATAATGAACTTGAAACCCTAAAAAAGGAAAATAACGTTGTAAAAACCAGCTTAGATTATAAAAGATATGAACTTAATGAAAATATCGTTTCAAAACGAGGAATTCCGGAATATGGGGAAGGAATTGTACTTGCGTGTGGAAACGAACATGATGAATTTGGAGATATTACAGAAGATATCGATTTAATAAACAAAATGACTGAAAAAAGGAATAAAAAGTTAGATTTAATTAAAAAAGAAGCGATTGAACCCGAATTCATTGGAAATGAAACTTACAAAAACCTGATTGTTTCGTGGGGCTCAACATTTTACCTGATAAAAGATGCACTTGAAAAATTAAATCTGAAAGATACTGCATTTTTACACTTCAACCAGGTTTATCCTATCTCAGATTCTGCTGAAAAATACCTGAAAAATGCCGAAAAAGTAATAAATATTGAATTAAATTATACCGGACAGCTTGGAAAGCTTTTAAAACGGGAATTTGGAATTGAAATGAATGATAGTATTTTAAAATACGATGGAAGGGTTTTTGCAGTTGAAGAAATTATCGAAAAAATCGAAAAAGTTTTGAGGGAGTGA
- the taw3 gene encoding tRNA(Phe) 7-((3-amino-3-carboxypropyl)-4-demethylwyosine(37)-N(4))-methyltransferase Taw3 produces MFNDDKEFTLKKLQEALDNDFVDLEVMYLVDKINEFKDYYTTSSCIGRCGIIEFPKDKNPKINSRWLGKWHHYANYDEIDEALLKKSENFEKISFVLNSPILHVASRNADTSKKLLELAYHNGLKASSIKSISSKRYIVEIMTTAKMDAPIAYDGKMVVNREYLDILLDEGNLKLKHARKSLNRFYDKLVELQD; encoded by the coding sequence ATGTTTAATGATGATAAAGAATTTACTCTAAAAAAACTCCAAGAAGCACTTGATAATGATTTTGTGGACCTTGAAGTTATGTATTTGGTAGATAAAATAAATGAATTTAAAGATTACTACACTACAAGTAGCTGTATTGGGAGATGTGGAATAATTGAGTTTCCAAAGGATAAAAATCCAAAAATAAACTCAAGATGGCTTGGAAAATGGCACCATTATGCCAATTACGATGAAATTGATGAAGCACTTTTAAAAAAATCTGAAAATTTTGAAAAAATTTCATTTGTTTTAAATTCTCCAATTTTACACGTTGCATCAAGAAATGCGGACACCAGTAAAAAGCTTTTAGAACTTGCATACCACAACGGTCTAAAAGCTTCTTCAATAAAATCGATTTCAAGTAAAAGATACATTGTAGAAATTATGACGACCGCTAAAATGGATGCTCCAATTGCATACGATGGAAAAATGGTGGTTAATCGCGAATATTTGGATATATTGCTTGATGAAGGGAATTTAAAATTAAAACATGCGAGAAAATCATTAAATCGGTTTTATGATAAATTGGTCGAACTTCAAGATTGA
- a CDS encoding thiamine pyrophosphate-dependent enzyme: MENSLFQRTEKLDISWCPGCGNFAIKASLSNALTELNLKPENVAIISGIGQAGKMPHYIKVNGFHTLHGRAIPAATAVKATNPNLTVIAEGGDGDMYAEGGNHLIHAIRRNPNITVLIHNNQIYGLTKGQASPTTLISTKTPTQPWGVFEEPLNPIALAISLNASFVARTFSGNLEKTKEIIIKAINHKGLSIVDIFHPCPSFNKLNTLQWYKENTYFLEDHDVTNRKKAFEKSLETEKYPLGIFYTCEKPVFEEVVPPYISEKTPIWKREPNLEKIEEIINLKRS, from the coding sequence ATGGAAAACAGTTTATTTCAAAGAACCGAAAAACTAGATATTTCGTGGTGCCCCGGGTGTGGTAACTTTGCAATAAAAGCTTCACTTTCAAATGCCCTGACTGAATTAAATTTAAAACCTGAAAATGTTGCAATTATTTCAGGAATTGGACAGGCTGGAAAGATGCCCCACTACATAAAAGTAAATGGATTTCACACGCTTCATGGAAGGGCGATACCTGCTGCAACTGCCGTAAAAGCTACAAATCCAAATCTTACAGTAATTGCGGAAGGCGGTGATGGTGACATGTATGCGGAAGGCGGAAATCACCTCATTCACGCGATAAGGAGGAACCCAAATATCACGGTTCTAATACACAATAACCAGATATATGGCCTTACAAAAGGACAGGCTTCCCCAACAACGCTGATTTCTACAAAAACACCAACTCAACCTTGGGGAGTATTTGAGGAACCGCTAAATCCAATAGCACTTGCAATATCACTAAATGCATCTTTTGTTGCCCGTACATTTTCGGGAAACCTTGAAAAAACCAAAGAAATAATAATTAAAGCAATAAATCATAAGGGTTTATCGATAGTAGATATATTCCATCCATGTCCTTCGTTTAACAAATTAAATACTCTTCAATGGTACAAAGAAAATACTTATTTCTTAGAAGACCACGACGTAACTAATAGAAAAAAAGCATTTGAAAAATCCCTTGAAACTGAAAAATATCCGCTTGGAATATTTTATACCTGTGAAAAACCAGTATTTGAAGAAGTTGTTCCACCATACATTTCAGAAAAAACCCCAATCTGGAAAAGAGAACCAAATCTAGAAAAAATTGAAGAAATAATAAATTTAAAAAGAAGCTGA
- a CDS encoding sulfurtransferase TusA family protein, with product MELDVTGTVCPMPVLKTKKALDSLTSGDELTVTGDYKPALQNIVRFVEDKGHEVLSTEESSDGFKIVIKK from the coding sequence ATGGAACTTGACGTTACAGGAACAGTATGCCCTATGCCTGTTTTAAAAACAAAAAAAGCATTAGATTCATTAACTTCTGGAGATGAATTAACCGTTACTGGAGATTACAAGCCAGCTCTTCAAAATATCGTAAGATTCGTGGAAGATAAAGGTCATGAAGTACTATCCACTGAAGAAAGTTCAGACGGATTCAAAATAGTTATAAAAAAATAA
- a CDS encoding SWIM zinc finger family protein: protein MNDDIYDEMVRERGREYFLKNMVKYCVKRGNTLHGTVYGGNKYITKVDLKTKTGICTCPYQYNCKHAYALLESYKSGKYVDGDELFLNFSKLDKLEILKIFESIVEKHNLWDEFIKTDKNLLDTAKNMLELTKIEKKNVFTFTSFLRNQFLKNAGNEELILIIPEVIKYIQERKKLEEILFLIVDELFERGKTDKDILKKLIELSRKYRELWMVKDNIIDYEYFELLEY, encoded by the coding sequence ATGAATGACGACATATATGATGAAATGGTTCGAGAAAGGGGACGCGAATATTTTTTAAAAAACATGGTAAAATACTGTGTAAAACGAGGGAATACCCTTCATGGAACGGTTTATGGGGGGAATAAATATATAACAAAGGTGGATTTAAAAACAAAAACCGGAATTTGTACTTGTCCTTATCAATACAACTGTAAACACGCATATGCTCTTTTAGAGTCTTATAAATCTGGAAAATATGTTGATGGGGATGAATTATTCTTAAATTTTTCAAAACTTGATAAATTGGAAATTTTAAAAATTTTTGAAAGTATTGTCGAAAAACACAATTTATGGGATGAATTTATAAAAACTGATAAAAACCTTCTTGATACTGCAAAAAACATGTTAGAACTTACAAAAATAGAAAAGAAAAATGTATTTACTTTCACTTCGTTTTTGAGGAATCAATTTTTAAAGAATGCTGGAAATGAAGAACTTATTTTAATAATTCCTGAAGTGATAAAATACATTCAGGAGCGAAAAAAACTTGAAGAAATATTATTTTTAATAGTTGACGAGCTTTTTGAGCGGGGAAAAACTGATAAAGATATTTTAAAGAAATTAATCGAACTTTCAAGAAAATATCGTGAATTGTGGATGGTAAAAGATAACATCATTGATTATGAGTACTTTGAACTCTTGGAATATTAA
- the hypA gene encoding hydrogenase maturation nickel metallochaperone HypA, translating into MHELSYATSVLNAILDAVKQQEELGRKVIKVNDINLEIGDLTLISLDQLQFVFEVISEDTICKGAELKAEMVKPKIFCNDCEFEGNLDTKDELEVVCPKCESRNIKLKGGKEFNIVNATIEFDDEE; encoded by the coding sequence ATGCACGAACTCTCATATGCAACGTCAGTACTAAACGCGATTCTTGATGCGGTAAAACAGCAGGAAGAACTCGGTAGAAAAGTAATAAAAGTAAATGATATAAATCTTGAAATTGGGGACCTCACATTAATAAGTCTGGATCAATTACAGTTTGTTTTTGAGGTTATTTCAGAAGATACTATCTGTAAAGGTGCAGAATTAAAAGCAGAAATGGTAAAACCAAAAATTTTCTGCAATGACTGTGAATTCGAGGGAAATTTAGATACTAAAGACGAACTTGAAGTAGTATGTCCAAAATGTGAATCAAGAAACATTAAATTGAAAGGCGGGAAAGAATTTAACATAGTAAATGCGACGATTGAATTTGACGACGAAGAATAA